The Amycolatopsis japonica nucleotide sequence CAGGGAGCCGAGGTCGAGGGTGTAGAGCTGCTTGTCCTTCAGCGTCTCCGGGACCTCGCCCTTGACGATGTTCTGCGCGAGCCCTTCGACGACGGCGGTCTTGCCGACGCCGGGCTCGCCGATGAGGACCGGGTTGTTCTTGGTGCGCCGCGACAGCACCTGCATGACCCGCTCGATCTCTTTGCCCCGGCCGATGACCGGGTCGAGCTTGCCTTCGCGGGCCTGCACGGTCAGGTTGCGGCCGAACTGGTCGAGCACCAGCGACGACGACGGGGTGCCTTCACCGCGTCCGGAGCCGGTCTCGGTCGACTCCTTGCCACCCTGGTAGCCCGACAGCAGCTGCAGGACCTGCTGACGCACCCGGTTGAGGTCCGCGCCGAGCTTGACGAGCACCTGTGCGGCGACGCCTTCTCCCTCGCGGATCAGCCCGAGCAGGATGTGCTCGGTGCCGATGTAGTTGTGGCCGAGCTGCAGCGCTTCGCGCAGCGACAGCTCAAGCACCTTCTTGGCCCGCGGGGTGAAGGGGATGTGCCCGCTCGGGGCCTGCTGCCCCTGGCCGATGATCTCCTCGACCTGCTGGCGGACGCCCTCCAGCGCGATGCCCAGCGATTCCAGCGCCTTGGCGGCGACACCTTCACCCTCGTGGATCAGACCCAGGAGGATGTGCTCGGTGCCGATGTAGTTGTGGTTGAGCATCCTGGCCTCTTCTTGGGCCAGGACGACCACCCGCCTCGCGCGGTCGGTGAACCTCTCAAACATGTGCACTCCCTCGACTGCTGCGACGGCGGCCCGTTTCCATCGTGCTTTCACCGCGATGGATTCAGCACCGTGAGACCACTCTAGTAGCCATGCGGTCGCGCTGGCGTACCACTACGGCTGATTGCGGCCCGTTCGCGCCCAGGCCGTTCTCCGGCCGTGCGCTCTTTCATCTTCCGGTTGCCCTGCACCTTTACGTCAAGCCCAACGTGCGAACACGCGTCCGGATTCCGCCGGACGAGGGTTGTCCGCTGAGCGCGAACACGGGCTCCGCCCAGTGGATGGACACCCGTCCGGAGTAGTCACGGACGGTATGTAAGGTTAGGCGTACCTAATGACGGGAGGCCGGTGTGTCGTATCCCCGCACGCTCGTGTCGCCAGAGGACGGGCTCCGGGCCTCCCTGTCGAGGATGCCCGAAGACGCCCGGCTCCGCGCGGACGTGCCGGAGGGCGAGCCGGGCTGGGTCCGCTGCGGGGACCTGCTCGGCGAACCGGCCCGGCTCGTGCGCTGGCGGGAGCGGCTCACCGGCTGGCTCGCCGAGACGTATCCGGAGGCGGCCTCGATCCCCGAGCGGACCCCGGCGAGCTGGATCCTTTCCTGGTACCTGCACGTCCCGGCCCTGGCCGGCGCGATGCTGCTCCATCACGAGCGCCGCGTCCCCTCGCTGGCGCCGTCCGCGCTGGCGTTCCGGATCGGCGCCGACCGGCCCCATCCCGATTCCGTGGCCGTCCTCGGCGACGGGTTCCACTGCCTGCCGACCGACCCTGGCTCGGCACATCCGAAGGCCATCGTGGCTCCGGACGAGCGGGCGCTGGCGACCGTCCTGCGAGGCCGCTACGTCGCGCACGCGAGCCGGTTCATCGACATCTACGGCCCGCTGACGAGGCTCGGGCGACGTCAGTTGTGGGCCGCCGCCACAGACGCGCTCGACAACGCGCTGTGGTCGGCGGGACGGCTGGGCGGGACCCCGGAGGCCGAGGGCGCCGGGGTCGCGGACGCCGCCCTGGTACTCGAAGCGCGGTTCCCGCCGCTGACGTCCGCGTCGAAGCTGACGCTGACATCGGGAGCCGACGGACGCCGCGAGTGGACGAGAAACCGCGAAGGCTGCTGTTACAACTATCTGCTTCCCGCGGAATCGGAATGCGGCGGTTGTCCGCGGGTCCGTTAAGGGAGCCAGCCGGGGTTTCGCCCCGTCGCGCCCAAAGCGCGTTCGAACGTCGTCGCGCCTTTCGCGACGGGCACTTCTTCCCCGTACACCTTCATCGCCCGGGCCTGTTCGCCCATCGCCGCGGCGGACGCCAAGACGGCTTCGGCCACTTCGGGTGCGACGTCGAGCGAGCGGCCGGTCGCCTTCGCCAGGTCCCAGCCGTGGAAGACGAACTCGCCGAGCACCATGTCGCCGACGAACGAGGACGGCATTTCCGCCGTGCCGAGCGCCGTCGTGCCCTGCCACGCTTCGGGTGTCCCGAAGACGTCCACGAGCCGCGCGGTCTGCTTCTCGATGGCATTGAGCCATTCGCCGTCGACGAGGCCCGCTTCGGCCTCACCGACGGACACTTCGGGCGGTGCGGTCTTGCTCCCGGCGGCCTCGAGCCAGGGACCCCAGTAGAGAAGGTGGTTCAGCAACGCGCGGACGTCGTACTCGGCGCACGGCGTGCGGGCGGAGAGGTCGGATTCGCCGATCCCGCGCAGGATTCCGGTGAACTCCGCGGCGGCGGGGGCGATCAGGGTGGCGTATTCGGACATGAGGCCATGAGTTCACGGGGACCCGCGCGCTGTCTTGAAGAAACGCGACACGGCTAGGTTGATCCGGTGAGCGGGCACCGGATCCCGGCGGGGATCGTCAACGCGCGGGCGGCGAAGTTCAGCCTCGTCCGGCATCCGCCCTCGCCGGAACTGCGCCCGTACGTCGACCACCACTGGGTGCTGCGGTGGGATCTGCGCGGCAGACCGGGCGAGGAACAGGCGGTTTTGCCCAATCTCGCGGTGAACGTCACGTTCTTCCGCCTCGCGGCCGGCGCGTTCGGGCCGGGGAAACGGCCTTTCCGCTACCTCG carries:
- a CDS encoding TIGR03086 family metal-binding protein, whose protein sequence is MSEYATLIAPAAAEFTGILRGIGESDLSARTPCAEYDVRALLNHLLYWGPWLEAAGSKTAPPEVSVGEAEAGLVDGEWLNAIEKQTARLVDVFGTPEAWQGTTALGTAEMPSSFVGDMVLGEFVFHGWDLAKATGRSLDVAPEVAEAVLASAAAMGEQARAMKVYGEEVPVAKGATTFERALGATGRNPGWLP
- a CDS encoding iron-sulfur protein, with the protein product MPEDARLRADVPEGEPGWVRCGDLLGEPARLVRWRERLTGWLAETYPEAASIPERTPASWILSWYLHVPALAGAMLLHHERRVPSLAPSALAFRIGADRPHPDSVAVLGDGFHCLPTDPGSAHPKAIVAPDERALATVLRGRYVAHASRFIDIYGPLTRLGRRQLWAAATDALDNALWSAGRLGGTPEAEGAGVADAALVLEARFPPLTSASKLTLTSGADGRREWTRNREGCCYNYLLPAESECGGCPRVR